The Thermoanaerobaculia bacterium region GCCGGTGCCCGAGTCGCGAACCGTCAGGCGGGCGAAACGCCCGGGCGCGAGCCCAGGGCGACTGCGACAGGCGCCCGCATCGAGCTCGACGGCGTCGGTCCGCAACGTCAGCGTTCCACCCTGCGGCATCGCATCGCGGGCGTTGACGACGAGATTGACGATCACCTGCTCGAGCTGTCCGGGATCGACCAGGACGTGGCCGGTCTCGGGGCCGAGCTCGCAGGTGAGCGCGATGTCCTCGCCGATCAGCCGGCGCAGCATCGATTCGACCCCGCCGACGACCGCGTCCAGCCCGACGACCTGCGGCGCCAGGACCTGGGTGCGGCTGAAGGCGAGGAGCTGCCGGGTGAGCGTCGCCGCGCGCGCCGCGGCCTCGCGGATCTCGCCGAGCAGGAGACGCTCCGTCGCCCCGGGCGCGAGCGCCCGATCGAGCATCTCGCCGTTGCCGCCGATCACCGTCAGCATGTTGTTGAAGTCGTGCGCCACACCGCCCGCCAGCCGGCCGATGGCTTCGAGCTTCTGCGCCACCCGCAGCTTTTCCTCGAGCTCCACACGCTCCGTGACGTCGGTCCAGGAGCCCACGATCTCGGTCGGCCGGCCATCGGCGTCGCGCAGCAGCCGGCGCTCGTCCCGCACCCAGAGGAAGCGCCCGTCGCGCCGCCGGAAGCGGAACTCCAGCACCAGATGATCGTGCTCGTAGGGCAGCGCGAAACTCGCCTGGATCGCCGACTGATCCTCCGGATGGACATTCTCGGCCCACCACCGGGCACCGTCCCCGGGGATCGACTCCCAGCCGGTCATGGCTTCGATGTTGTCGCTGTACCAGACGAGGCGCTGCCCCTCCGCCTCGATCCGCAGGGCGTAAATGACCGCCGGGCTACCGGAGACGAAGCGCCGCAACGCCGTCTCGCCGCGCCGCCGGTCGACGAACAGACCGATCTGTCGGCCGACGGATTCGAAGGCCTCCTGCAGAGCGGGGTCCGGTTCGCTCATGCTCATGCCCAGGAAGTCGATGACGCCCAGGAGCTCCTCGCCCAACCGGATCGGGAATCCGACAGCGCCCCGCAGGTGGAGTGCCGCCGCCTCCGCCTGACGTCTGCAGTCCTTGTCGGCTGGCAGATCGGCAATCCAGCGTGGCCGGGCCTCGGCCCAGATCTCGCCGGGAAAACCCTCGCCGCGGCGCAGGCGGAGACGACGTGTCGCCGCGCCGAGCGCCGCGGCATCGACGCCCGGTGCGGCCCACCAGTCGACGCAAGCGAGCGTCGAATCTCCCTGACCGCACTCCCAGAGGGCTCCGAAGGACCACTTCTCTGGCTCGCCGATCGCTTGCAGGAGCCCCCGTGCCGCCTCAGCGAGCGAGGACGAGGCCGCCAGGACCCGGCTCACCTCCGCCTGCATCGCCGAACGGCGCTCCGCCTGCTTGCGGGCCGTGATGTCGCGGTCCATGCCGCGATATCCGCGCAGGTCCCCTGTCGGACCGAAGAAGGGGACACCGCTGCTCTCCAGAACGACGAGCCGGCCGTCCTTGTGGAGGTTGACGTTCTCGAGATTGGCGAACGGGGCCTGGCGCGTGGCATAGCTCCAGAAGAGCTCGCCGACCCGAGCCGCCTCCTCCTCCGGCATCAGGGCGAACGGCGTTCGCCCGAGGACTTCGTCCGGCTCGTATCCCAGCAGTTGCACGACCCGCGGGCTGACGAAGGTATAGCGCGCCGCAGCGTCGACCTCCCAGATCCAGTCGAAGGTCGTCTCGGCGAGCGCCCGGTAGTGCTCCTCGCTCTGGCGCAACGACTCGGCGACGGCGCGCGCCTGGGTCACGTCGCGCGCGATGCCGAGAACGCCCAGGAGCTTCCCGCCGGGATCCCGCACGGGAGTCTTGATGGTCTCGAAGCACGCCGATTTCGGCACATTCTTCGGCTCGATCCATTCCTCGCTGACCCAGGGCCCTCCGAGCTCGATCGCCCGGAGGTCGTTGTGGCGGAAAGCCTCGGCGACCTCCGCCGGAAAGAAGT contains the following coding sequences:
- a CDS encoding PAS domain S-box protein translates to MWRGGAPPAAVFANIAAPMQAEEAMSQSESFVRSTLDSLDSHIAVVGESGEILSVNEAWRRFCAANGGDAGSACGVGVNYLHVCEVAAADGCGAAGEFAEGLRAVLARQSPGFALEYECHSPEVRRWFVARVTPAGQGPLRAVIAHENITHRVLAEEALVAERSRLRTVLDTIPDLVWMKDPAGVFLACNDAFARMMDSSVEEILGRCDADFFPAEVAEAFRHNDLRAIELGGPWVSEEWIEPKNVPKSACFETIKTPVRDPGGKLLGVLGIARDVTQARAVAESLRQSEEHYRALAETTFDWIWEVDAAARYTFVSPRVVQLLGYEPDEVLGRTPFALMPEEEAARVGELFWSYATRQAPFANLENVNLHKDGRLVVLESSGVPFFGPTGDLRGYRGMDRDITARKQAERRSAMQAEVSRVLAASSSLAEAARGLLQAIGEPEKWSFGALWECGQGDSTLACVDWWAAPGVDAAALGAATRRLRLRRGEGFPGEIWAEARPRWIADLPADKDCRRQAEAAALHLRGAVGFPIRLGEELLGVIDFLGMSMSEPDPALQEAFESVGRQIGLFVDRRRGETALRRFVSGSPAVIYALRIEAEGQRLVWYSDNIEAMTGWESIPGDGARWWAENVHPEDQSAIQASFALPYEHDHLVLEFRFRRRDGRFLWVRDERRLLRDADGRPTEIVGSWTDVTERVELEEKLRVAQKLEAIGRLAGGVAHDFNNMLTVIGGNGEMLDRALAPGATERLLLGEIREAAARAATLTRQLLAFSRTQVLAPQVVGLDAVVGGVESMLRRLIGEDIALTCELGPETGHVLVDPGQLEQVIVNLVVNARDAMPQGGTLTLRTDAVELDAGACRSRPGLAPGRFARLTVRDSGTGMSAEIRERIFEPFFTTKPVGTGTGLGLSTVFGIVQQSGGHIGVESVEGQGTSFEICLPQLPAPAEGAVRAPAAAAAPSGKETVLLVEDEAGVRRVARLALERQGYTVHVAASGREALGIAEQQGDAIDLLLTDLVMPEMSGRELADILRARRPGLAVLLMSGYVEDDFVRHGVVTDEVAFLHKPFSLDELARAVRKVLDEARAPGGPGRS